ATTTCGCGTGCGCTGAAGCAACTGGCTCGTGAGCTGAACGTGCCGGTCGTCGCGCTCGCGCAGCTCTCTCGTGCAGTCGAGACACGCCAATCGCATGTACCGATGCTCTCCGACCTGCGTGAATCCGGTTCAATTGAGCAGGACGCCGACATCGTCGCGTTCATTTACCGCGAAGATGTGTACGATCCCGACACTGAGCGCAAGGGCATTGCCGACATCATCATTGCCAAGCACAGAAACGGCCCCGTTGGCACGGTACACTTGAGGTTCTTCGACCGCACTGCCCGGTTTGCGGATCTCGAAATGTACCGCGAGCCGGATCTGTAACAACGATCGCTCCCGTGTGACGCCATTCAAGAAGGACTCGACCGTGCCGTCCGACCAAGCCGGAGGATTCGACTCTTCCATTCCGGCGCAAATCCTTGCCAAGCTCATCAGCGATGTCTGGAATCCGCTGGATGTCAAAATAGTGCTTGGCGTCGCTACGCTCGGCGGAACGACGGAGCTGGTGGCAGAAGCGGCCCTGCTCGCGGACGCATCGCTCAATCACGGGTCGCGCGCGGATGGCTCCGACCGGCCCGTCAGCGAGCGGCTGCTTGAGGCGCTGGAGCGAGTCGTCGCGCGCGGGCTGGTGCTGCGCTTGGTTGATGAGGCGAGCATCCACTGGCTACTCCTCGGCACGGACGAGAATCAGCGTCTTGCGCGCGTGCCAGAGCGGATATACCCGGGTGAGCGCGCGCCGTGGAAGGGAAAGCTTGTCCTGGAGCGACCGACAATATTCGGGCTTTACGAACAGAATATCGGCCTGGTAACACCGATCATCGCTGATCGACTGGTCGACGCGCTGGAACGCTATCCCGAAGAGTGGGTCGAGAGTGCGATCGAAGAGGCAGTCAGCTATAACCGACGCAACTGGCGCTATATAGAACGCATCCTGGAGAACTGGGCGACGGAGGGCAGAATCGATGAAGCCGATCGGGGATCTGCTCAGAGGGATCTCAATCGAGAGAAACACCTCCGAGGCAAATACTCACACATCTTCCGACGAGGGGGTCTGCCCGATTTGTAAGGGCGCCGGCTTCCTGCGCATGGATGCGTCGGTGGACAGTCCGAACTTCAGCCGCCTCCTGCCCTGCACCTGCAAGCTCGAAGAGCGCCGCCAGCGATCGCAGAGCCAGGTTCGACAGTTCAGCGACATGTCGGGATTTCGCGAGATGACCTTCGAGTCGTTCGACCCGACGATCCGTGGTGCGCAGGAAGCATTCGAATCGGCGCTCGCCTTCGCGCGGCATCCGCATCGCTGGCTGGTTCTCGTTGGCCCATATGGCTGCGGCAAAACGCATCTGGCCGCAGCGATCGCCAACTACGCTTTCCACGAGCTGCAAATGGGCCCAGTGTTTGCGGTGGTCCCCGATCTGCTCGACTACTTGCGGACGACGTTCGGGCCCGATTCTGAGGCGTCGTACGACGATCGGTTCAGCGCGTTTCGCGGCGCTGATCTCCTGGTCCTCGACGATCTCGGTACGGAAAACGCCACTCCCTGGGCGCGCGAGAAGCTGTTCCAGATCATCAACCATCGTTACAACGAGCATGCGCCGATGGTCGTCACGACGAATGACCTCGATCGAGTAGATCCGCGCATTCGCTCGCGGCTCGTTGATTGGCAGCTAGCAACGACGATCTATATCGATGCGCCGGACTACCGCGATCGGTCACCACGGCGTCCCCGGCAGCGCAGTCGATAGCAACGCAGGGATTCGTTGCAGCCGATTCGGCAGCGAACATACGCGCTCGGCTACAATCAGGGCAGAAGCGTCGCCGTCGTTCGTCAGGGTAGGCCATGCCGGAACTTCCCTGGATATTTACCAGGCTCGATCCCCGTGCTCTGATCGATATCCTTGCGGTATCTCTCATCTTCTTCTGGTTACTCTGGTTTGCGCAACGCACCAGAGCGGCCCAACTTATCCGTGGCCTGATTATCCTGATCGTCACCGTCCTCGCTGCATCACGCATCTTCGATCTGACGGCGCTGAACTGGCTCATTTCACGTGCCTGGCCAATGCTGATCGTTGCGATCCCGATCATCTTCCAGCCCGAGTTGCGGCGCGCACTGGAACAGCTTGGCCACACCAGCGCCTGGCTGCGTCCGCCGTTCGCCGTCCCCGCCGACCGCGATGCTGAGCGGACGCTGGATGAAATCAGCCGTGCGGCATCACAATTGAGCCGCATCGGATACGGTGCACTGATCGTTGTGGAGCGCGAGACGGGGCTGCAGGAATACGCCGATCGCGGTGTGCGCATCGAGGGCGTTGTCTCACGCCAGCTGCTGATCAACATCTTCTTCCCGAACTCGCCATTGCACGACGGAGCGGTCATCATCCGCAACGACAAGATCGTCGCCGCAGCCGCCATCCTGCCGCTCTCCGAGCGCGAGATTCCGGGCGGCAAGATCGGCACGCGCCACCAGGCTGCCATCGGCATCACCGAGGAATCGGACGCAATCGCCATCGTCGTTTCGGAAGAGACGAACCGCATCTCAATCGCGCACAACGGGCGTCTCACCGAAAACCTCGACGCCGAACGACTCCGCCGCGCTCTGCGCTCGCTCCTTCGTGTTGGCGAGTCGGCCGACGAACAGCCACCGGAAAAGCCTTCGGCGACCCGCAACTTCATCGACCGCGTACGCGGCTGGTTCTCCCGGCCATCGAACAGCGACGCGACCCACAACGTGAGCTCGTCGTCGAGCCGTCGTCAATTACCAGATAAGTCGAATCCCCATGATTGAGTGGCTACGGCGGGTTGCCGATACCGGAAACGTCCTGCGATTTTTGCTTTCGCTGATCCTTGCGTTCGCGCTGTGGGCATGGGTGACGAATGAGAACAACCCTGAACAGACCTACCTGGCCAACAACGTTCAGGTAGAGATCCGCAACATGGCGACCGGCCTGCAGCTCGTTACGCCGCTCGATGTTGTCGAGGTTCGGATACAGGCACCGCGGACAGTCATTCAGACGCTAGATCCGAGTGAGATTGTCGCCTGGGTCAACCTTGAGGACCGAACAGGCCCCGGGGCGGCGAATGAGCGCGTCCGCGTTGATGTGCCGTCCGGTGTGCGGACAGCACAAGTCACGCCGGACGAAATACCGGTTGAGCTCGACACAGTCGTGTCGAAGACGTTCCCGGTCAAGCTGCTCACACCAGACGATCTGCCACGCAATCTGGAAGTCACCGAGTCCAATGTCGACGTTGACGAGGTGACGATCACGGGTGTCCAGCGCAATGTTGAGCGTGTGTCGCAGGTGATCGTCCCGGTGGATATCGCCGGCCACACCGAGTCGTTCACCTCGCAGGTCACACCAACTGCGGTCGATGCCAACAACGCTACGGTTGAGAGCATTACGATCGAGCCGGCCAGCATCACTTTGACAGTGGAACTCGCCTCTCGCGGCAAAGAAATCCCGATCTTTGTCCAGTGCGGTTGCACTGCTGCGCCGGGGTTTGCCGTTCTCGGCTATCCGCAGGCATCGCCTTCGACGATCCTTGTCGACGGTCCAACAGAAGCACTCAGCGGCATACAGTACCTGTACACAACGCCAATCGATACCGGCGACCTGACCGCGACAACCGTCCTGAACGATGTGCAGATTGATACGTCGACGCTTCCTGAGGGTGTCACCGTCGAACCGTCTGTCGTCAGCGTCCTGGTTCAGATCAGTCAGCAGACTGCAACGCGGACGTTCGACAACATCCCGATTCAGGTGCTGAATCGCCCAGCCAACACCACAATCACGGTAAACCCGCCGACTGCGCTGATTACTGTCGAGGGTCCACAAGAGGACATTGACGCGTTGACCGGGTCAGAAATCTCGATCGTTGTGGATGTCAATGGCTTGGGAAGCGGGACGCACAACATCCGACCGCGCGCGATTCTGCCGCCGCGGATTCAGTACACTGACGAACCGACGCAGGTAACGGTGACCATCACACTGCAGCCAACACCGGTGTCGCCTGAGCCGACTCCCTCGCCAACGTCGGAGACGTAGCGATTACGGTCGCGATGGCGCTCCCATTTGAACCTCGTAGGTGAGAAGGATTGCTTCCGCGACTTCACGCATGGACTTGCGATTGTCCATGCTCGTCTTGCGCATGCGATTGAACGCCTCAGCCTCGCGCAGTCCGTGGACTTCCATCAGGACGCCCTTGGCCCGCTCAACGAGCTTGCGTGTTTCGAGCGCCTCACGAAGATCGGTCACCTCACGCTCAAGCTCACTCATGTCGCGGAACCGCGACATGGCCAACTCAATGACCGGCATCAGCTCAGTCTCGCGGAATGGCTTAACCAGGTATCCGCAGACGCCAGCTTCCTTGGCTCGACCGATGAGCGATTGTTCGGAGAACGCCGTGAGGATGACGACCGGCGCAATGCGACGCTCGGCCAGATCCTGAGCGGCGGTGATGCCGTCGACTTCGGGCATGCGGATGTCCATCATGACGAGGTCGGGGCGGAGCTTTTCGGAAAGCTCGATTGCTTCGCGGCCGTCGCCGGCCTCGCCGACAACGTCATATCCGAGATGTGTCAGCATCTCCCGCAAATCCATGCGTATCAGGGATTCGTCGTCGGCGATGATGATACGCGTGCGTGGGGCTGATGTCGGCGTCGACATTCCCATACCCTCCTCTGCAGGAGTACCCCGCGTCATTGCACGGTGCCGATGCTTCAGTGAATCGGCAGTACGATCCTGGGAGTCCCAGCTCGCCAGGAAGCAACGCGATCTGAATTCGTCACAACTCTGAAGGTCTTCGGTCGGGGCGAGAGGATTCGAACCTCCGACCACCGGTACCCCATACCGGTGCGCTACCGGACTGCGCCACGCCCCGTCAATACAGAGTCAGTATACGACATCAGAGGCCGCGCACATGGCACGGCCTCTGAGTGGATCCTACGAGATGGTTACTTGACCTCGGCCTTGGCGCCGACCTCTTCGAGCTTGGCCTTGGCGGCTTCAGCCTCGTCCTTGGTCACGCCTTCCTTGACTGCTTTCGGCGCAGCCTCAACGAGATCCTTGGCCTCCTTCAGGCCCAGGCTTGTCAGCTCGCGGACAGCCTTAATGACCTGAACCTTGCTCGCGCCGACCTCGGTCAGGACGACGTCGAACTCAGTCTTCTCTTCCACGGCTTCGCCGGCTCCACCGCCAGCTGCCGGTGCAGCTGCAACAGCCATCGGCGCGGCTGCCGTGACACCGAAGCGATCCTCAAGCGCCTTGACGAGCTTGGACAGGTCCAGCACGCTCAGCTCTTCGATCGCCGAGATCAGTTCGTTCATCTTCTCTTCGGATACTGCCATGGTTGATTTCACTCCCTGTCACAGTCTGTGACGATTTCAAAGACAGTGTCTTACGCTGCGTCGGTTTCGCCGGCGCCACCGAGCTGATCCACACGCGCCTGCAAGACGTACATGAGCGAGCGCATCGGCGCAGCAAGTACGCCGACAATGCCGTACAGCGGGCTTGACAGACCGCCGACGACCTTCGCCACGAGAACCTCGCGGCTTGGCAGACTCGCCAGAGCCTCGACCTGCTCAGCATTGATCAGCTGGCCTTCGAACATGGCCGACTTGATCTGCAGAATGCGCGACGAGCGGGCAAAATCGGACAGAACCTTGGCGGGCTGAACTGGATCATCGAACGCGGTCACGATCGCGGTCGGACCGACGAGCTCCGGTTCCAGCGCCTCCATGTCATGCTGCCGCGCCGCCAGCCGGGTGAGCGTGTTCTTTGCGACGCGAACCTCGGCGTTGTGCTCACGCAGCTGCGTGCGCAGGTTCTGCATGTCTGCGACCGACAGACCACGGTAATCAGACAGAATCACGAGCGTCGAACGCGAAAGCGCCTCGGCAAGCTCCTCGACTGTCTTGACCTTCTTTTGCGTAGGCATGTGCCGTTCCCTCCCTTCCTCAAGATTCAAACGAAAACGCCCGCGCGCCTGCTGGCACGAGGGCGTTCGCACGAATCATGATGAATCGCGGTCAGGTTCCTCGCAACCTCGGCCGGATGATTAAACTCGCGAGC
The Thermomicrobiales bacterium genome window above contains:
- the cdaA gene encoding diadenylate cyclase CdaA; this translates as MPELPWIFTRLDPRALIDILAVSLIFFWLLWFAQRTRAAQLIRGLIILIVTVLAASRIFDLTALNWLISRAWPMLIVAIPIIFQPELRRALEQLGHTSAWLRPPFAVPADRDAERTLDEISRAASQLSRIGYGALIVVERETGLQEYADRGVRIEGVVSRQLLINIFFPNSPLHDGAVIIRNDKIVAAAAILPLSEREIPGGKIGTRHQAAIGITEESDAIAIVVSEETNRISIAHNGRLTENLDAERLRRALRSLLRVGESADEQPPEKPSATRNFIDRVRGWFSRPSNSDATHNVSSSSSRRQLPDKSNPHD
- the rplL gene encoding 50S ribosomal protein L7/L12, whose protein sequence is MAVSEEKMNELISAIEELSVLDLSKLVKALEDRFGVTAAAPMAVAAAPAAGGGAGEAVEEKTEFDVVLTEVGASKVQVIKAVRELTSLGLKEAKDLVEAAPKAVKEGVTKDEAEAAKAKLEEVGAKAEVK
- a CDS encoding DnaD domain protein; its protein translation is MPSDQAGGFDSSIPAQILAKLISDVWNPLDVKIVLGVATLGGTTELVAEAALLADASLNHGSRADGSDRPVSERLLEALERVVARGLVLRLVDEASIHWLLLGTDENQRLARVPERIYPGERAPWKGKLVLERPTIFGLYEQNIGLVTPIIADRLVDALERYPEEWVESAIEEAVSYNRRNWRYIERILENWATEGRIDEADRGSAQRDLNREKHLRGKYSHIFRRGGLPDL
- a CDS encoding response regulator — encoded protein: MSTPTSAPRTRIIIADDESLIRMDLREMLTHLGYDVVGEAGDGREAIELSEKLRPDLVMMDIRMPEVDGITAAQDLAERRIAPVVILTAFSEQSLIGRAKEAGVCGYLVKPFRETELMPVIELAMSRFRDMSELEREVTDLREALETRKLVERAKGVLMEVHGLREAEAFNRMRKTSMDNRKSMREVAEAILLTYEVQMGAPSRP
- a CDS encoding CdaR family protein, translating into MIEWLRRVADTGNVLRFLLSLILAFALWAWVTNENNPEQTYLANNVQVEIRNMATGLQLVTPLDVVEVRIQAPRTVIQTLDPSEIVAWVNLEDRTGPGAANERVRVDVPSGVRTAQVTPDEIPVELDTVVSKTFPVKLLTPDDLPRNLEVTESNVDVDEVTITGVQRNVERVSQVIVPVDIAGHTESFTSQVTPTAVDANNATVESITIEPASITLTVELASRGKEIPIFVQCGCTAAPGFAVLGYPQASPSTILVDGPTEALSGIQYLYTTPIDTGDLTATTVLNDVQIDTSTLPEGVTVEPSVVSVLVQISQQTATRTFDNIPIQVLNRPANTTITVNPPTALITVEGPQEDIDALTGSEISIVVDVNGLGSGTHNIRPRAILPPRIQYTDEPTQVTVTITLQPTPVSPEPTPSPTSET
- a CDS encoding ATP-binding protein, translated to MDSPNFSRLLPCTCKLEERRQRSQSQVRQFSDMSGFREMTFESFDPTIRGAQEAFESALAFARHPHRWLVLVGPYGCGKTHLAAAIANYAFHELQMGPVFAVVPDLLDYLRTTFGPDSEASYDDRFSAFRGADLLVLDDLGTENATPWAREKLFQIINHRYNEHAPMVVTTNDLDRVDPRIRSRLVDWQLATTIYIDAPDYRDRSPRRPRQRSR
- the rplJ gene encoding 50S ribosomal protein L10, which encodes MPTQKKVKTVEELAEALSRSTLVILSDYRGLSVADMQNLRTQLREHNAEVRVAKNTLTRLAARQHDMEALEPELVGPTAIVTAFDDPVQPAKVLSDFARSSRILQIKSAMFEGQLINAEQVEALASLPSREVLVAKVVGGLSSPLYGIVGVLAAPMRSLMYVLQARVDQLGGAGETDAA